From Vibrio fortis, a single genomic window includes:
- a CDS encoding MDR family MFS transporter has protein sequence MDRSESLFQKQRIKRFNFSVWTVLTGTLLARTSYFMAWPFLIVFLYEDYGASAIEVGSMLAVSAVVGAGTGLYSGYLSDKLGRKWVMVLGSWIASVSYTGIALASEVWQFYVLIMMTGLMRPMIEAPAKAVIGDNLSDLKDRELALNIRYFLLNLGGALGPLIGITLALSQPQNLFFVAGGTYVVYGFWLLLGIERKGTFTKPDPSQLPNFAATLNVIRKDNIFVKLMVANFIMMFVYAQVESSIPQVIVRSSITDAAQLIAGLVLVNTLTIIVFQFPMLKWLEHVPLFVRTRIGMILMAIAQIGFLFTPNDWPLGWGIACFILSLGEVIAFPTLNVQIDRMAPPHLRGSYFGAAALYSLGFAIAPLLGGVVIEMLSAYWLFVLCFILCLVMIWLYWLAEHTEDSVDREPITQS, from the coding sequence ATGGATAGATCGGAGAGCTTATTTCAAAAGCAGCGCATAAAACGGTTTAACTTTTCAGTATGGACAGTGTTGACTGGAACGTTACTCGCCCGAACAAGCTACTTTATGGCATGGCCTTTTCTGATCGTCTTTCTCTATGAAGATTATGGTGCATCTGCGATTGAAGTCGGCTCCATGTTGGCGGTATCTGCGGTTGTTGGAGCTGGAACTGGGCTCTACTCGGGTTACTTGTCGGATAAGCTGGGGCGTAAATGGGTCATGGTGCTGGGTAGTTGGATTGCCTCTGTATCCTATACCGGCATAGCATTGGCCAGTGAAGTGTGGCAGTTCTATGTGCTGATCATGATGACAGGTTTGATGCGCCCGATGATCGAAGCGCCAGCTAAAGCGGTGATAGGTGATAACCTCAGTGACTTGAAAGACAGAGAATTAGCACTCAATATTCGTTATTTCTTACTTAATTTGGGTGGTGCTCTAGGCCCACTGATTGGTATCACTTTGGCTCTTTCTCAGCCACAAAACCTGTTCTTTGTCGCTGGTGGGACCTATGTCGTATACGGTTTTTGGCTGTTGCTCGGTATTGAGCGTAAAGGCACTTTCACCAAGCCAGACCCATCCCAACTGCCTAATTTTGCTGCGACGCTTAATGTGATTCGTAAAGACAATATTTTCGTTAAGTTGATGGTCGCCAACTTTATCATGATGTTTGTCTACGCGCAGGTAGAGTCATCGATTCCTCAAGTCATTGTGCGCTCTTCAATTACTGATGCGGCACAGCTCATTGCTGGGTTGGTGTTAGTCAACACCCTAACCATTATAGTTTTCCAATTTCCGATGCTGAAATGGTTAGAGCACGTGCCGCTGTTTGTGAGAACTCGCATTGGTATGATTTTGATGGCGATTGCGCAAATTGGTTTTCTTTTTACACCCAATGATTGGCCATTAGGTTGGGGAATTGCTTGTTTTATATTAAGTTTAGGGGAAGTGATTGCTTTCCCAACCCTTAATGTACAAATCGATAGAATGGCACCGCCACATCTAAGAGGTTCCTATTTTGGCGCGGCTGCGCTTTATTCTCTTGGCTTTGCTATTGCGCCTCTACTTGGTGGTGTAGTGATAGAGATGTTGAGCGCCTACTGGCTATTTGTGCTCTGTTTCATTCTATGTTTGGTGATGATCTGGTTGTACTGGTTGGCAGAGCATACAGAAGACAGTGTCGACAGAGAGCCGATTACCCAGAGCTAA
- a CDS encoding helix-turn-helix transcriptional regulator: MDKSNFAQELKRLREDKALSQEELADILSTSHRAFSGINQVMVSQWERGKTLPSFVRRLGIASFFQREYEFSVDEMVHVKGASKLMDTRFNIDIGYDYHITSVESTDVSALSDERLSSIKNMHQKLYGQDFIKVSSQLGIELANMKALCFLYNGVIIGHVIYDGASKMLCSLAAVSVTIRRKIFDDLANRFKGTEFRFPTIDPAMCQFLYDLYFEPYTTKMGMVFFKAEITKVVSNPFSQTIQNKHDVYFKYLRYQDLKQKKRSVEFVLT, translated from the coding sequence ATGGATAAATCGAATTTTGCACAAGAGTTAAAGCGCCTGCGTGAAGATAAAGCACTTTCACAAGAAGAGCTGGCTGACATTTTATCGACGTCTCATCGAGCCTTTTCAGGGATTAACCAAGTGATGGTTAGCCAGTGGGAGCGAGGTAAAACACTCCCAAGCTTCGTTCGTCGTTTGGGTATCGCCAGTTTTTTTCAGCGAGAGTATGAATTCTCGGTAGATGAGATGGTGCATGTGAAAGGTGCCTCTAAGCTGATGGATACGCGTTTTAATATTGATATTGGTTACGACTATCACATCACTAGCGTAGAATCGACAGACGTCAGCGCGTTGTCTGACGAGCGTTTGAGCTCGATTAAGAACATGCATCAAAAGCTGTACGGGCAAGACTTTATCAAGGTTTCGAGTCAGCTTGGGATTGAACTTGCCAACATGAAAGCACTCTGTTTCCTATATAACGGTGTCATTATTGGGCATGTTATCTATGATGGTGCTTCTAAAATGTTATGTAGTTTGGCTGCGGTCAGTGTCACTATCCGACGCAAAATCTTCGATGATCTCGCTAATCGCTTTAAAGGTACCGAGTTTCGATTCCCAACGATAGACCCGGCAATGTGCCAGTTTCTCTATGACCTCTATTTTGAACCTTACACCACTAAAATGGGCATGGTGTTCTTCAAGGCTGAGATCACCAAAGTAGTGAGTAACCCGTTTTCGCAAACCATTCAAAACAAGCACGATGTTTATTTCAAATATTTAAGATATCAAGATCTTAAACAGAAAAAGAGAAGCGTCGAGTTTGTACTCACTTAA
- a CDS encoding LysR family transcriptional regulator: protein MINPKLIALLPDLASFILVVNEGSFTAAAKQLGVTPSALSKLITRLEKALSVKLFERTTRSLIITQAGQLVYDQSVVMINAAQQAVELSTSDHTEPSGSLIVAAPEAFLNSVLQPFVVPFLNQYPEIQLKLRAADGDIDILRQGIDIAFRLTDKPDESLVLKELGKTNLVLCASPDYLANKGTPSHPTDLSQHDCLYLAETDKDHIWDFLKDDEFHTVSVSGRYAVNHSQMRLKGVQEGLGIGIFHDFVIQDALAEGSVVQVLNDWTIKSNYHGAIAMQFAQTKYMPARLRVFIDYAMEHLSDKLAGETR from the coding sequence ATGATCAACCCAAAACTGATAGCCCTACTTCCTGATCTTGCCTCCTTTATTTTGGTGGTTAATGAGGGCAGCTTTACCGCCGCAGCCAAGCAGCTTGGTGTAACGCCATCAGCACTGAGTAAGCTCATCACCCGTTTGGAAAAAGCGCTGTCAGTGAAACTATTCGAGCGTACTACCCGAAGTCTGATCATTACGCAGGCAGGCCAGCTAGTGTACGACCAGAGCGTAGTGATGATTAATGCGGCACAACAGGCGGTTGAGCTATCAACGTCTGATCATACTGAGCCCTCTGGCTCTCTGATCGTGGCGGCTCCAGAAGCTTTTCTAAACTCTGTCTTGCAGCCCTTTGTTGTCCCTTTCCTTAACCAGTACCCAGAGATTCAACTCAAACTACGTGCTGCCGATGGAGACATCGATATTTTGCGTCAGGGGATTGATATCGCGTTTCGCCTTACCGATAAGCCCGATGAGAGCTTGGTACTGAAGGAGCTTGGCAAAACCAATCTAGTCTTGTGTGCAAGTCCAGATTATCTAGCGAATAAGGGAACGCCTTCACATCCCACAGATCTTAGCCAGCATGACTGTTTGTACCTTGCTGAGACAGACAAAGACCACATCTGGGATTTTCTCAAAGACGATGAATTCCACACGGTCTCAGTCAGTGGTCGCTACGCTGTAAACCACTCGCAAATGCGCTTAAAAGGGGTACAAGAAGGATTGGGAATCGGTATTTTCCACGACTTCGTGATTCAAGATGCTTTAGCTGAAGGGAGCGTAGTTCAAGTTCTCAATGATTGGACAATCAAAAGTAACTATCACGGTGCTATCGCAATGCAATTTGCTCAGACGAAATACATGCCAGCGCGTCTGCGTGTTTTCATTGACTACGCTATGGAGCATTTAAGCGACAAACTTGCAGGAGAGACAAGATAG